One Streptomyces sp. B21-105 genomic region harbors:
- a CDS encoding Uma2 family endonuclease: MTVLEDRITMAESDNTITLDEMFERLETMPVPEGYKVEIVEGTVYMSPQRDTHWEIILDIVEQLRPKYARKRVKSDVRIDYPGHLNGFATDVTVMAESAVKSEDDRWSHEDVEFVAEVISKGTAANDYGPKMTAYATAEVPVYLIADPYQRRCHVYTQPKNGEYVTETKIDFGDEIDLTGTVVGLTLKTDEFPRD; this comes from the coding sequence ATGACCGTCCTCGAAGACAGGATCACGATGGCCGAGAGCGACAACACGATCACGCTCGACGAGATGTTCGAGCGGCTCGAGACGATGCCCGTCCCCGAGGGATACAAGGTCGAAATCGTCGAGGGGACCGTCTACATGTCACCGCAGCGGGACACCCACTGGGAGATCATCCTGGACATCGTCGAGCAATTGCGGCCCAAGTACGCTCGCAAGCGCGTGAAGTCCGACGTGCGCATCGACTACCCGGGGCATCTGAACGGATTCGCGACCGACGTGACGGTGATGGCCGAGAGTGCCGTCAAGTCGGAGGACGACCGCTGGAGCCACGAGGACGTCGAGTTCGTCGCCGAGGTGATCTCCAAGGGGACCGCCGCCAACGACTACGGCCCCAAGATGACGGCCTACGCAACCGCCGAGGTTCCCGTCTACCTGATCGCCGACCCCTACCAGCGCCGCTGCCACGTCTACACCCAGCCTAAGAACGGCGAGTACGTCACCGAGACGAAGATCGACTTCGGCGACGAGATCGATCTCACCGGAACTGTGGTCGGCCTCACCCTCAAGACCGACGAGTTCCCCCGCGACTGA
- a CDS encoding SGNH/GDSL hydrolase family protein, producing MLRFMPVGDSMTIGSTGDHTWRYRVWRHLCAAYGGPFTLVGPRETLYDKAAEAPTSYAYADPDFPRGHLAGWGEGWQQMAPLIREAVRTTRADVLLVSLGLIDLGFYTNAEQTAANARAFVAEARAANPRIAMVWLPVIPNVRAANDEPFAAQVDLFNELLAKTASDLDERNSPILLASIPPAWDIDTDTYDGTHPNASGEHRLAEAFAEAMHQGWELGGEYAG from the coding sequence ATGCTCAGGTTCATGCCCGTAGGCGACTCGATGACGATCGGCAGCACGGGCGACCACACCTGGCGCTACCGCGTGTGGCGGCACCTGTGCGCTGCGTACGGCGGCCCGTTCACCCTGGTCGGCCCGCGCGAGACGCTCTACGACAAGGCCGCGGAGGCGCCCACGTCGTACGCCTACGCCGACCCCGACTTCCCCCGGGGTCATCTGGCGGGCTGGGGCGAGGGCTGGCAGCAGATGGCCCCGCTGATCCGCGAGGCGGTGCGCACGACCCGGGCGGACGTCCTGCTGGTCTCGCTCGGCCTGATCGACCTGGGCTTCTACACGAACGCCGAGCAGACGGCGGCGAACGCGCGCGCCTTCGTGGCCGAGGCCCGCGCCGCGAACCCCCGGATCGCCATGGTGTGGCTGCCGGTCATCCCCAACGTACGCGCCGCGAACGACGAGCCCTTCGCCGCCCAGGTCGACCTCTTCAACGAACTCCTGGCGAAGACGGCCTCCGACCTGGACGAACGCAACTCCCCGATCCTGCTGGCCTCGATCCCGCCGGCCTGGGACATCGACACCGACACCTACGACGGCACCCACCCGAACGCGAGCGGCGAGCACCGCCTGGCGGAGGCCTTCGCCGAGGCGATGCACCAGGGGTGGGAGCTCGGCGGGGAGTACGCGGGCTGA
- a CDS encoding WD40 repeat domain-containing protein, whose amino-acid sequence MRRSFAVRAGALLTGVLLSGAFTVLAVSAAPAASAADGDKGFTVEDPRITESSGLAASRQHPGVYWTHNDSDDGPYLYAVDSATGKTVARITLSGVGTPRDVEAISIGPGNEIWVGDIGDNLGGTWKYVWVYRLPEPKKLVDQRVKATQYVVKYSDGARDAESLLVHPKTGRVYIIDKKEDGGHLYEGPAKLSTSGANIFKPVAPVDLWATDAAFSPDGSQVAVRGYLGGISYAWNGGKLKREGRLDVPLQRQGESVSYSADGSKLMYGSEGAGSSVVAEDAPAGASSSSKSPSGGGGSNASGDGGGSSAAGGVKAGAIAVAALCVVAFGLRRLRRRG is encoded by the coding sequence ATGCGCCGATCTTTCGCCGTCCGGGCCGGAGCCCTGCTCACCGGAGTCCTTCTCTCGGGTGCCTTCACCGTGCTCGCCGTGTCCGCCGCGCCCGCCGCGTCCGCGGCCGACGGCGACAAGGGCTTCACCGTCGAGGATCCGCGCATCACCGAGTCCAGCGGGCTCGCCGCCTCCCGTCAGCACCCCGGCGTCTACTGGACCCACAACGACAGCGACGACGGCCCCTACCTCTACGCCGTCGACAGCGCGACCGGGAAGACCGTCGCCCGGATCACCCTGTCCGGCGTCGGCACGCCCCGTGACGTCGAGGCGATCTCCATCGGTCCGGGCAACGAGATCTGGGTCGGCGACATCGGCGACAACCTCGGCGGCACCTGGAAGTACGTGTGGGTCTACCGGCTGCCCGAGCCGAAGAAGCTGGTCGACCAGAGAGTCAAGGCCACGCAGTACGTCGTGAAGTACTCCGACGGCGCCCGCGACGCCGAGTCGCTGCTCGTGCACCCAAAGACCGGGCGGGTCTACATCATCGACAAGAAGGAGGACGGCGGGCACCTCTACGAGGGACCGGCGAAGCTCTCCACCTCCGGGGCGAACATCTTCAAGCCCGTCGCCCCCGTCGACCTGTGGGCCACCGACGCCGCGTTCTCCCCGGACGGCTCCCAAGTCGCCGTCCGCGGCTACTTGGGCGGCATCTCCTACGCCTGGAACGGTGGGAAGCTCAAGCGCGAGGGGCGGCTGGACGTGCCGCTGCAACGGCAGGGGGAGTCCGTGAGCTACTCCGCGGACGGATCCAAGCTGATGTACGGGAGCGAGGGCGCCGGGAGTTCGGTGGTGGCGGAGGACGCGCCCGCGGGGGCTTCGTCGAGCTCCAAGTCGCCTTCCGGGGGCGGAGGTTCGAACGCGTCCGGCGACGGCGGCGGGTCCTCGGCCGCGGGCGGCGTCAAGGCCGGCGCGATCGCCGTCGCCGCGCTCTGCGTCGTCGCCTTCGGACTGCGCCGGCTGCGGCGCCGCGGCTGA
- a CDS encoding alpha/beta hydrolase produces the protein MRRSTAVLCGATVVLAGSLTAVPAEATTSQTATRTAAQATRVTWKKCATEDAPTLQCASVKVPLDYAKPQGRTITLALSRVPHTARKYQGPLLVNPGGPGGSGLSLAPFVASSLPKAVASQYDVIGFDPRGVGKSQPALDCKPGYFNPVRPDSVPSTAAIEKANLARVKAFAKACGTKYASVLPHINTVNAVKDMDAIRKALGAQKINYFGYSYGTYLGQVYAKLYPTRVRRMVLDSIVDPGGVWYKANISQDYAFDARQKALMAWIAKYDSTYKLGTNPAKIEAKWYAMRAELAKRPAGGKVGASELEDTFIPGGYYNGYWPTLASAFAAYVNGKNAAPLVKAYEGIAAIDASGDNGYSVYTSVQCRDASWPRDWNQWRKDNWAVHKKAPFMAWNNAWYNAPCAYWPTKPMKPVNVANSKLPPVLLFQATNDAATPYQGGVATHRLLKHSSLVVEQGGGNHGISLSGNACLDKYLAKYLTDGTVPRGRGVADAVCKKTADPVPPAAASAAARSTLATGQPATAATPADTLHRLVGLRG, from the coding sequence ATGAGACGAAGCACAGCCGTACTGTGCGGTGCGACCGTCGTGCTGGCCGGAAGCCTCACGGCCGTCCCGGCCGAGGCCACGACGTCGCAGACCGCCACCCGGACCGCCGCACAGGCGACCAGGGTGACCTGGAAGAAGTGCGCCACGGAAGACGCCCCGACCCTGCAGTGCGCGTCGGTGAAGGTGCCGCTCGACTACGCCAAGCCGCAGGGCCGGACGATAACCCTGGCCCTGTCCCGTGTCCCGCACACCGCGCGGAAGTACCAGGGCCCGCTGCTGGTCAACCCCGGTGGCCCCGGCGGCAGCGGTCTGTCCCTCGCCCCGTTCGTGGCGTCCTCGCTGCCGAAGGCGGTCGCGTCTCAGTACGACGTCATCGGCTTCGACCCGCGTGGCGTGGGCAAGAGCCAGCCCGCCCTGGACTGCAAGCCGGGCTACTTCAACCCGGTCCGCCCGGACTCCGTGCCGAGCACCGCCGCGATCGAGAAGGCCAACCTCGCGCGCGTGAAGGCCTTCGCCAAGGCCTGCGGGACGAAGTACGCGTCCGTCCTGCCGCACATCAACACGGTCAACGCCGTGAAGGACATGGACGCGATCCGCAAGGCGCTCGGCGCCCAGAAGATCAACTACTTCGGCTACTCGTACGGCACGTACCTGGGCCAGGTCTACGCCAAGCTCTACCCGACCCGGGTGCGCCGCATGGTGCTGGACTCGATCGTCGACCCCGGCGGGGTCTGGTACAAGGCCAACATCTCGCAGGACTACGCCTTCGACGCCCGCCAGAAGGCGCTGATGGCGTGGATCGCCAAGTACGACAGCACGTACAAGCTCGGCACGAACCCGGCCAAGATCGAGGCCAAGTGGTACGCGATGCGGGCGGAGCTCGCCAAGCGGCCGGCCGGCGGCAAGGTGGGCGCCTCCGAGCTGGAGGACACCTTCATCCCCGGCGGTTACTACAACGGTTACTGGCCCACCCTCGCCTCGGCGTTCGCCGCCTACGTGAACGGCAAGAACGCCGCCCCGCTCGTCAAGGCGTACGAGGGCATCGCGGCGATCGACGCCTCCGGCGACAACGGCTACAGCGTGTACACGTCCGTGCAGTGCCGTGACGCTTCCTGGCCGCGCGACTGGAACCAGTGGCGCAAGGACAACTGGGCCGTGCACAAGAAGGCCCCGTTCATGGCCTGGAACAACGCCTGGTACAACGCGCCCTGCGCGTACTGGCCGACGAAGCCGATGAAGCCGGTGAACGTCGCCAACAGCAAGCTCCCGCCGGTGCTGCTGTTCCAGGCGACGAACGACGCGGCCACCCCCTACCAGGGCGGCGTCGCGACCCACCGTCTGCTCAAGCACTCCAGCCTGGTGGTGGAGCAGGGCGGCGGCAACCACGGCATCTCGCTGAGCGGCAACGCCTGCCTGGACAAGTACCTGGCCAAGTACCTCACCGACGGCACCGTGCCGCGCGGCAGGGGCGTGGCCGACGCGGTCTGCAAGAAGACCGCCGACCCCGTGCCGCCGGCTGCCGCGTCGGCCGCCGCGCGGTCCACCCTGGCCACCGGACAGCCGGCCACGGCGGCGACCCCCGCCGACACCCTGCACCGGCTGGTCGGCCTCCGCGGCTGA
- a CDS encoding cellulase family glycosylhydrolase — protein sequence MFRNSLRRVLCGVAAALLIPLGAGFAGAATESGAVTASRSVTDFGAVTASGVSGVSGVSDAAGVRAAAADAGAGYWHTSGRQILDAAGQPVRIAGINWFGFETGNYVVHGLWSRDYKSMIDQMKSLGYNTIRIPYSDDMFKSSTVPNSIDFSSGKNADLQGLNSLQILDKLVSYAGQDGLKVILDRHRPDAGGQSALWYTAAVPESTWIANLKSLAARYKGQDAVVGIDLHNEPHDPACWGCGDMATDWRLAAQRAGNAVLSVNPALLIFVEGVQTFNGVSGWWGGNLMGVGQYPVQLDVANRVVYSAHDYATSVAQQSWFSDPAFPANMPGIWDKYWGYIFKQNIAPVWVGEFGTTLQATVDQKWLAALVSYLRPTSTYGSDSFHWTFWSWNPNSGDTGGILKDDWQSVDTVKDGYLTSVKAPGFPGTGGGGGGGGGGGTAACSAAYTVSSDWGGGFNAEVKVTNTGTTALSSWRVTWSWSGAQRVTSMWNASYTQSGGTVTASNAAHNGTVAAGGSTSFGFGGAPGGGGVPSVTCTAS from the coding sequence ATGTTCCGCAACAGCTTGCGAAGAGTGCTGTGCGGCGTTGCCGCCGCGCTCCTGATTCCGCTGGGCGCCGGTTTCGCCGGGGCGGCGACCGAATCCGGTGCGGTAACCGCTTCCCGTTCGGTAACCGATTTCGGTGCAGTGACCGCTTCCGGCGTCTCCGGTGTTTCCGGTGTTTCCGACGCGGCCGGTGTCCGTGCGGCCGCTGCCGATGCCGGGGCCGGTTACTGGCACACCAGTGGCCGCCAGATCCTCGACGCCGCCGGGCAGCCGGTTCGGATCGCCGGGATCAACTGGTTCGGTTTCGAGACCGGCAACTACGTTGTGCACGGCCTCTGGTCCCGTGACTACAAGAGCATGATCGACCAGATGAAGTCGCTGGGCTACAACACGATCCGCATCCCGTACAGCGACGACATGTTCAAGAGCTCGACCGTCCCCAACAGCATCGACTTCAGCAGCGGCAAGAACGCCGACCTCCAGGGCCTCAACTCGCTCCAGATCCTGGACAAGCTAGTCTCGTACGCCGGTCAGGACGGCCTGAAGGTCATCCTCGACCGGCACCGGCCGGACGCCGGCGGGCAGTCGGCTCTCTGGTACACGGCGGCCGTTCCCGAGTCGACGTGGATCGCCAACCTCAAGTCCCTCGCCGCCCGTTACAAGGGCCAGGACGCGGTCGTCGGCATCGATCTGCACAACGAGCCGCACGATCCCGCCTGTTGGGGCTGCGGGGACATGGCGACGGACTGGCGGCTGGCCGCGCAGCGGGCCGGGAACGCGGTCCTGTCGGTCAACCCCGCCCTGCTGATCTTCGTCGAGGGTGTGCAGACCTTCAACGGCGTCTCCGGCTGGTGGGGCGGCAACCTGATGGGCGTCGGCCAGTACCCGGTGCAGCTCGACGTGGCGAACCGGGTCGTGTACTCGGCCCACGACTACGCGACGAGCGTCGCCCAGCAGAGCTGGTTCAGCGATCCGGCGTTCCCGGCGAACATGCCCGGGATCTGGGACAAGTACTGGGGCTACATCTTCAAGCAGAACATCGCACCGGTGTGGGTGGGCGAGTTCGGCACCACGCTCCAGGCCACGGTGGACCAGAAGTGGCTGGCCGCGCTGGTGAGTTACCTGCGTCCGACCTCGACGTACGGCAGCGACTCCTTCCACTGGACGTTCTGGTCGTGGAACCCCAACTCCGGTGACACGGGCGGCATCCTGAAGGACGACTGGCAGTCCGTGGACACCGTGAAGGACGGATACCTGACGAGCGTCAAGGCGCCCGGCTTCCCCGGCACGGGCGGTGGCGGGGGCGGGGGAGGCGGCGGCGGTACGGCCGCGTGCAGCGCCGCCTACACCGTCAGCAGCGACTGGGGCGGCGGCTTCAACGCCGAGGTGAAGGTCACCAACACCGGGACCACGGCGCTGTCGTCCTGGAGGGTCACCTGGTCCTGGAGCGGCGCGCAGCGGGTGACGAGCATGTGGAACGCCTCGTACACCCAGAGCGGCGGCACGGTGACCGCGTCCAACGCCGCGCACAACGGCACGGTGGCGGCGGGCGGTTCGACGAGCTTCGGCTTCGGCGGAGCGCCGGGCGGCGGAGGTGTGCCGAGCGTGACCTGCACGGCGTCGTGA